CGCCACACAGGATTTCGAAAACGCCCGTGTGATCATTCAGGAATATATAAATGCCCGTGCCCCCTACGAAATAATCTTCACCTCGGGAACCACTTCCGCAATTAACGGGGTGGCATTCTCTTTCGGAGAACGATATGTTTCAGAAGGTGATGAGATCATTGTTTCGGAAATGGAACACCATGCCAACATCGTACCCTGGCAATTGCTTTGTGAAAGAAAGAAAGCGCATTTGAAAGTGCTGTCTTTCAAGGATGACGGCGTGCTTGATTTGCCACAGCTTGAAAAGCTGATTAGCGTAAAAACCAGGATCATTGCGGTAACTCACGTTTCAAATGCCCTTGGAACGGTGAATCCGGTTGAAGAAATAATTCAGGTTGCGCACAGGCATAATGTCCCTGTTCTGGTCGACGGAGCCCAGTCGGTTCAGCATATTCCGGTTGACGTGGTAAAAATGGATTGCGATTTCTATGTATTCAGCGGACATAAAATTTACGGGCCTACAGGCACAGGCATTTTATACGGTAAGGAGAAATGGCTCGAAGAAATGCCGCCGTTCATGGGGGGAGGTGAAATGGTTGATGTGGTTACTTTTGAAAAAACAACCTTCAATACCCTTCCTTTTAAATTTGAGGCAGGCACTCCCAATTATATAGGGGGCATTGGACTGGCTGAAGCTATAAAATACATTCAGTCATTAGGTCTTGCTGAAATTGCGGCATGGGAGCAGGAATTACTTGCCTATGCCACCCGGCGCATGAATGAACTCGGTTATATTCGCATTTATGGAAATGCACCACATAAAAGTGCGATTCTGTCCTTTCTGATCGATGGTGTTCATCCGTATGACGCCGGCATGGTTATTGATAAAATGGGAATAGCGGTGCGTACCGGCACACATTGTGCCCAGCCGGTAATGCAGCATTTCGGTATTGACGGTACCATCAGGGCATCGATGGCATTCTATAACACGACCGATGAGATCGACACGCTGGTGGAAGCCGTCAGAAAGGTTAAAACGATGTTTGGCTAAATTTTGTAAATTTGCCGGTTGCTATGTTTGATCTGTTAAATAAAATAACCTTGAAAAGTATCAGTGACATCCAGGAAGAAATTGTTTCCGAATTTGAACTTT
The window above is part of the Bacteroidales bacterium genome. Proteins encoded here:
- a CDS encoding cysteine desulfurase; its protein translation is MSFNVQDVRNDFPLLSRTIYDKPLVYFDNGATTQKPRRVIDCINSYHTYKNSSIHRGVHYLSELATQDFENARVIIQEYINARAPYEIIFTSGTTSAINGVAFSFGERYVSEGDEIIVSEMEHHANIVPWQLLCERKKAHLKVLSFKDDGVLDLPQLEKLISVKTRIIAVTHVSNALGTVNPVEEIIQVAHRHNVPVLVDGAQSVQHIPVDVVKMDCDFYVFSGHKIYGPTGTGILYGKEKWLEEMPPFMGGGEMVDVVTFEKTTFNTLPFKFEAGTPNYIGGIGLAEAIKYIQSLGLAEIAAWEQELLAYATRRMNELGYIRIYGNAPHKSAILSFLIDGVHPYDAGMVIDKMGIAVRTGTHCAQPVMQHFGIDGTIRASMAFYNTTDEIDTLVEAVRKVKTMFG